A section of the Pseudomonas fluorescens genome encodes:
- a CDS encoding DUF2164 domain-containing protein: MAKKIKPPILNLTPQQESEATDKIKRFMEERFDLRLGSFEVAEILELFTTEIAPHYYNRAIFDVQTHLKERFESIESDLWALEKP, encoded by the coding sequence ATGGCCAAGAAGATCAAGCCGCCGATCCTCAACCTCACTCCCCAGCAGGAGAGTGAGGCGACCGACAAGATCAAGCGTTTCATGGAAGAGCGCTTCGATCTCAGGCTTGGGTCGTTCGAGGTGGCTGAGATCCTCGAACTGTTCACCACTGAAATTGCTCCGCACTATTACAACAGGGCGATTTTCGATGTGCAGACGCACCTTAAAGAAAGGTTCGAGAGCATCGAAAGCGACCTGTGGGCGCTCGAAAAACCCTGA
- the hisA gene encoding 1-(5-phosphoribosyl)-5-[(5-phosphoribosylamino)methylideneamino]imidazole-4-carboxamide isomerase, which yields MLIIPAIDLKDGACVRLRQGRMEDSTVFSDDPVSMAAKWVEGGCRRLHLVDLNGAFEGQPVNGEVVTAIAKRYPNLPIQIGGGIRSLETIEHYVKAGVSYVIIGTKAVKDPAFVAEACRAFPGKVIVGLDAKDGFVATDGWAQISTVQVIDLAKQFEADGVSAIVYTDIAKDGMMQGCNVPFTAALAAATKIPVIASGGIHNLGDIKSLLDAKAPGIIGAITGRAIYEGTLDVAEAQAYCDAYKG from the coding sequence ATGCTGATTATCCCCGCTATCGATCTCAAGGACGGCGCTTGCGTACGTCTGCGCCAGGGCCGCATGGAAGATTCCACGGTGTTCTCCGACGACCCGGTGAGCATGGCTGCCAAGTGGGTGGAGGGCGGCTGCCGTCGCCTGCATCTGGTGGACTTGAACGGCGCCTTCGAAGGCCAGCCGGTCAATGGCGAGGTGGTTACCGCCATCGCCAAACGCTACCCGAACCTGCCGATCCAGATCGGCGGCGGTATCCGCTCCCTGGAAACCATCGAGCACTACGTCAAGGCGGGTGTGAGCTACGTGATCATCGGCACCAAGGCGGTGAAAGATCCGGCCTTCGTCGCCGAAGCCTGCCGCGCGTTCCCGGGCAAGGTGATCGTGGGCCTGGACGCCAAGGATGGCTTCGTCGCCACCGACGGCTGGGCGCAGATCAGCACCGTGCAAGTGATCGACCTGGCCAAGCAGTTCGAAGCCGACGGTGTGTCGGCCATCGTTTATACCGATATCGCCAAAGACGGCATGATGCAGGGCTGCAACGTACCGTTCACCGCCGCGCTGGCCGCTGCGACCAAGATCCCGGTGATCGCTTCCGGCGGTATTCACAACCTGGGCGACATCAAGTCGCTGCTGGACGCCAAGGCGCCTGGCATCATCGGCGCCATCACTGGCCGTGCGATCTATGAAGGCACCCTGGACGTCGCCGAGGCCCAGGCTTACTGCGATGCCTACAAAGGCTGA
- the hisF gene encoding imidazole glycerol phosphate synthase subunit HisF — MALAKRIIPCLDVDNGRVVKGVKFENIRDAGDPVEIARRYDEQGADEITFLDITASVDGRDTTLHTVERMASQVFIPLTVGGGVRTVQDIRNLLNAGADKVSINTAAVFNPEFVGEAAQHFGSQCIVVAIDAKKVSGPGETPRWEIFTHGGRKPTGLDAVEWAMKMEGLGAGEILLTSMDQDGMKNGFDLGVTRAISDALGIPVIASGGVGNLQHLADGVIEGHASAVLAASIFHFGEYTVPEAKAYMAARGIVVR; from the coding sequence ATGGCGCTGGCCAAACGCATCATCCCTTGCCTGGACGTCGACAACGGTCGGGTGGTCAAGGGCGTCAAGTTCGAGAACATCCGTGACGCCGGCGACCCGGTGGAGATCGCCCGTCGCTACGACGAGCAGGGTGCCGACGAGATTACCTTCCTCGATATCACCGCCAGCGTCGATGGCCGCGACACCACGCTGCATACCGTGGAGCGCATGGCCAGCCAGGTGTTTATCCCGCTGACCGTCGGCGGTGGCGTACGCACCGTGCAGGATATCCGCAACCTGCTCAACGCCGGTGCAGACAAGGTTTCGATCAACACTGCTGCGGTGTTCAATCCGGAGTTTGTCGGCGAGGCTGCGCAGCATTTCGGCTCGCAATGCATCGTCGTCGCCATCGATGCCAAGAAAGTCTCCGGGCCGGGCGAAACCCCGCGCTGGGAGATCTTCACCCACGGCGGGCGCAAGCCTACCGGGCTGGATGCGGTGGAGTGGGCGATGAAGATGGAGGGCCTGGGCGCCGGCGAAATCCTGCTGACCAGCATGGACCAGGACGGCATGAAAAACGGCTTTGACCTGGGCGTGACCCGTGCTATCAGCGATGCACTGGGCATTCCGGTGATCGCGTCCGGTGGCGTAGGCAACCTGCAACACCTGGCCGACGGGGTCATCGAAGGCCACGCCAGCGCGGTGTTGGCAGCGAGCATCTTCCACTTTGGCGAATACACTGTTCCCGAGGCCAAGGCCTACATGGCTGCGCGCGGAATCGTCGTACGCTAA
- a CDS encoding substrate-binding periplasmic protein → MFKDLLLALASSSILLAGSARAAEPSADSLVLLTENFPPYNMAKNGKNFARDENIEGIAADIVRETCKRAGISYNLTLRFPWERIYKLALEKPGYGVFVMARLPDREALFKWVGPIGPDDWVLLAKADSPIQLSDLEHARRYRIGAYKGDAIAQTLEKQGLKPLIVLRDQDNAQKLLDGQIDLWATGDPAGRYLARQVGVSGLKTVLRFNSAQLYLALNKDVSDDIVARLQQALDELRKEGEVEAIMARYL, encoded by the coding sequence ATGTTCAAAGACCTGCTTCTTGCCCTCGCCAGTTCTTCCATTCTTTTGGCAGGTTCGGCCAGGGCTGCCGAGCCCTCTGCTGATTCGCTGGTGCTGCTGACGGAAAATTTTCCGCCCTACAACATGGCGAAAAACGGCAAGAACTTCGCCAGGGACGAGAACATCGAAGGTATTGCCGCAGACATCGTGCGCGAGACCTGCAAGCGTGCCGGTATTTCCTACAACCTCACCCTGCGATTCCCTTGGGAGCGAATCTACAAGCTCGCCCTGGAAAAACCGGGTTATGGGGTGTTCGTCATGGCTCGCCTGCCAGACCGCGAAGCGTTGTTCAAATGGGTCGGCCCTATTGGCCCGGATGACTGGGTGCTGCTGGCCAAGGCCGACAGCCCGATTCAACTGAGCGACCTTGAACACGCCCGCCGCTACAGAATCGGCGCGTACAAGGGCGACGCCATTGCCCAGACCCTGGAGAAACAAGGGCTCAAGCCGCTGATTGTGCTTCGCGACCAGGACAATGCGCAAAAACTGCTGGACGGCCAGATTGACCTCTGGGCCACGGGCGACCCTGCCGGCCGCTACCTGGCGCGACAGGTGGGTGTCTCAGGGCTCAAGACGGTGCTGCGTTTCAACAGTGCTCAACTGTATCTGGCGTTGAACAAGGATGTTTCTGACGACATCGTTGCCAGGCTTCAACAGGCACTGGATGAGCTTCGTAAAGAGGGAGAAGTAGAGGCCATCATGGCTCGCTATCTCTGA
- a CDS encoding OFA family MFS transporter — protein MNTSTAAGVTAAQPAFLSKERIIAKPGFNRWLVPPAALAIHLCIGMAYGFSVFWLPLSKALGVTAPVACAPDMSFIAQIFSSSCDWPISMLGWIYTLFFIFLGCSAAIWGGWLEHAGPRKAGVVSALCWCGGLLISALGIYTHQIWLMWLGSGVIGGIGLGLGYISPVSTLIKWFPDKRGMATGMAIMGFGGGAMVGAPLAAALMGHFASPTGVGVWQSFLVMAAIYFVFMIGGALSYRVPPTGWKPEGWTAPAKKASNAMITHRHVHVNVAWKTPQFRLVWLVLCLNVSAGIGILGMASPLLQEVFGGKLLGVDVPFGQLDAGQLASIAAIAAGFTGLLSLFNIGGRFFWASFSDYLGRKNTYFVFFALGFALYALIPNLGHLGNISLFVAAFCIILSMYGGGFATVPAYLADLFGTQMVGAIHGRLLTAWAAAGVLGPVLVNYLREYQLSIGVERAAAYDITLYILAGLLVLGFICNLLVRPVADKYFMTDAELAAEQALGHDKGADATTSLEWKAASGTVPLAIAAWLVVGIPLAWGVWVTLQKTAVLFH, from the coding sequence ATGAACACTAGCACTGCGGCCGGCGTTACTGCTGCGCAGCCTGCGTTCCTGTCCAAGGAGCGCATCATCGCCAAGCCCGGGTTCAACCGCTGGCTGGTTCCGCCGGCCGCCCTGGCCATCCACTTGTGCATCGGCATGGCCTACGGCTTCTCGGTGTTCTGGCTGCCATTGTCCAAGGCGCTGGGCGTGACCGCGCCGGTGGCCTGTGCGCCGGACATGAGCTTTATCGCCCAGATCTTCTCGTCGTCCTGCGACTGGCCGATCTCCATGCTGGGCTGGATCTATACCCTGTTCTTCATCTTCCTGGGCTGCTCGGCAGCGATCTGGGGCGGCTGGCTGGAACACGCCGGGCCGCGCAAGGCCGGTGTGGTCTCGGCGTTGTGCTGGTGCGGTGGCCTGCTGATCTCCGCGCTGGGGATCTATACCCACCAGATCTGGCTGATGTGGCTCGGCTCGGGGGTGATTGGCGGTATCGGCCTGGGCCTGGGCTATATCTCGCCGGTGTCGACCCTGATCAAGTGGTTCCCGGACAAGCGTGGCATGGCGACCGGCATGGCGATCATGGGCTTTGGCGGTGGTGCGATGGTCGGTGCGCCCCTGGCGGCAGCGCTGATGGGCCACTTTGCTTCGCCGACCGGCGTGGGCGTGTGGCAGAGCTTTTTGGTCATGGCTGCGATCTACTTCGTGTTCATGATCGGCGGCGCGCTGTCCTATCGCGTCCCGCCGACCGGCTGGAAGCCTGAGGGCTGGACTGCGCCGGCGAAAAAAGCCAGCAACGCGATGATCACCCACCGTCACGTGCACGTGAACGTGGCCTGGAAAACCCCGCAATTTCGCCTGGTCTGGCTGGTGCTGTGCCTGAACGTATCGGCGGGTATCGGTATCCTCGGCATGGCCTCGCCGCTGTTGCAGGAAGTGTTTGGCGGCAAGTTGCTGGGTGTGGATGTGCCATTTGGCCAACTGGATGCCGGGCAACTGGCATCCATCGCGGCCATCGCGGCGGGTTTCACCGGGCTGTTGAGCCTGTTCAACATTGGTGGGCGGTTCTTCTGGGCGTCGTTTTCCGACTACCTGGGCCGCAAGAACACCTATTTCGTGTTCTTCGCCCTGGGCTTTGCCCTGTATGCGCTGATCCCGAACCTTGGCCACCTGGGCAACATCTCGCTGTTCGTGGCAGCGTTCTGCATCATCCTGTCGATGTACGGCGGTGGCTTCGCGACCGTGCCGGCCTACCTGGCGGACCTGTTCGGCACGCAGATGGTCGGCGCGATCCATGGTCGCCTGCTCACCGCCTGGGCGGCGGCGGGCGTGCTGGGCCCGGTGTTGGTGAACTACCTGCGTGAGTATCAACTGAGCATCGGCGTCGAGCGCGCCGCTGCCTATGACATCACCTTGTACATCCTCGCCGGCCTGCTGGTGTTGGGCTTTATCTGCAACCTGCTGGTACGCCCGGTGGCCGACAAATACTTCATGACCGACGCCGAACTGGCTGCCGAACAGGCGCTGGGCCATGACAAGGGCGCCGATGCCACCACTTCCCTGGAGTGGAAAGCCGCTTCCGGCACCGTGCCATTGGCCATCGCCGCGTGGCTGGTGGTGGGTATTCCACTGGCGTGGGGTGTGTGGGTGACCTTGCAGAAGACTGCAGTGCTATTCCACTGA
- the hisH gene encoding imidazole glycerol phosphate synthase subunit HisH yields MQTVAVIDYGMGNLHSVAKALEHVGAGKVLITSDAKVIREADRVVFPGVGAIRDCMAEIRRLGFDSLVREVSQDRPFLGICVGMQALLDRSEENGGVDCIGLFPGDVKFFGKDLHEDGEHLKVPHMGWNEVRRTVDHPLWHDIPDMARFYFVHSYYIAAGHPRQVVGGGHYGVDFAAALAEGSRFAVQFHPEKSHTHGLQLLQNFASWDGRW; encoded by the coding sequence ATGCAGACGGTCGCGGTTATCGACTACGGCATGGGCAACCTGCATTCGGTGGCCAAGGCCCTCGAACACGTAGGCGCCGGCAAGGTGCTGATCACCAGCGATGCCAAGGTGATCCGCGAAGCCGACCGGGTGGTGTTTCCCGGTGTCGGCGCGATTCGCGATTGCATGGCTGAAATCCGCCGCCTGGGCTTTGACAGCCTGGTGCGCGAAGTCAGCCAGGACCGGCCGTTCCTCGGGATCTGCGTGGGCATGCAAGCCTTGCTCGACCGCAGCGAAGAAAACGGCGGCGTCGACTGCATCGGCCTGTTCCCGGGGGATGTGAAGTTCTTCGGCAAAGACCTGCATGAAGACGGCGAGCACCTGAAAGTCCCGCACATGGGCTGGAACGAAGTGCGCCGCACCGTCGATCACCCCCTGTGGCATGACATCCCGGACATGGCGCGTTTTTACTTCGTGCACAGCTACTACATCGCCGCCGGTCACCCGCGCCAGGTGGTGGGTGGCGGGCACTATGGCGTCGACTTCGCCGCAGCGCTGGCCGAAGGCTCGCGCTTTGCCGTGCAGTTCCACCCGGAGAAGAGCCATACCCATGGCCTGCAGTTGCTGCAGAACTTCGCCAGCTGGGACGGGCGTTGGTAA
- a CDS encoding murein hydrolase activator EnvC family protein — MLRALITLALVCVLQPALADERAQTQQQLDATRQDITELKKLLGKLQEEKSGVQKDLRGTETEMGKLEKQVQELQKELKKSESELERLDGEKKKLQSARVEQQRLIAIQARAAYQNGRQEYLKLLLNQQNPEKFARTLTYYDYLSTARLEQLKSFNETLRQLANVEQEIADQQSQLLAQKSSLDSQRNELDKVRKERQQALAKLNSDVKARDAKLQARQQDQADLAKVLKTIEETLARQAREAEQARQKALIAQQEAEKKRQREAEALATDAPRKPARAAPGPLVSSAGESFGGPFAIARGKLPWPVDGRLLARFGETRGDDTRTKWDGVMISASAGSQVHAVHGGRVVFADWLRGAGLLVILDHGNGYLSLYGHNQTLLKAAGDVVKAGESISTVGNSGGQDTPALYFAIRQQGRPSDPAQWCRAQG; from the coding sequence ATGCTTCGCGCCTTGATTACCCTTGCTCTTGTCTGCGTGCTCCAACCGGCCCTGGCCGACGAGCGTGCGCAAACCCAACAACAGTTGGACGCTACGCGTCAGGACATTACCGAGCTGAAGAAACTGCTCGGCAAGCTCCAGGAAGAAAAATCCGGGGTGCAGAAAGACCTGCGCGGCACGGAAACCGAAATGGGCAAGCTGGAGAAGCAGGTCCAGGAGCTGCAAAAAGAACTAAAGAAGAGCGAGTCGGAACTGGAGCGGCTCGACGGTGAGAAAAAAAAACTCCAGAGCGCGCGCGTTGAACAGCAACGCCTGATCGCGATCCAGGCCCGTGCCGCCTACCAGAACGGTCGCCAGGAATACCTCAAGCTGCTGCTCAACCAGCAGAACCCGGAAAAATTCGCCCGCACCCTGACCTACTACGACTACCTGAGCACCGCGCGCCTGGAGCAACTCAAGAGCTTCAACGAAACCCTGCGCCAGTTGGCCAACGTGGAGCAGGAAATTGCCGACCAGCAAAGCCAACTGCTGGCCCAGAAAAGCAGCCTGGACAGCCAGCGCAACGAGCTGGACAAGGTTCGCAAGGAGCGCCAGCAGGCCCTCGCCAAGCTCAACAGTGATGTAAAAGCCCGGGACGCCAAGTTGCAGGCACGTCAGCAGGACCAGGCCGACCTGGCCAAAGTGCTGAAAACCATTGAGGAAACCCTGGCGCGCCAGGCCCGTGAGGCCGAGCAAGCGCGACAAAAAGCGCTGATCGCCCAGCAGGAAGCAGAAAAAAAGCGCCAGCGTGAAGCCGAGGCGCTCGCCACCGACGCCCCGCGCAAACCGGCGCGTGCAGCGCCTGGCCCACTGGTTTCCAGCGCCGGCGAATCGTTTGGCGGGCCTTTTGCTATTGCCCGGGGCAAACTTCCATGGCCCGTTGATGGTCGACTACTGGCACGCTTTGGTGAAACCCGTGGCGATGACACCCGTACCAAGTGGGACGGCGTGATGATCAGCGCCTCTGCGGGCAGCCAGGTCCACGCCGTCCACGGCGGGCGCGTGGTGTTCGCCGATTGGCTGCGCGGCGCCGGTTTGCTGGTGATTCTTGACCACGGTAATGGCTATTTGAGCCTGTACGGCCACAATCAGACATTGCTCAAGGCCGCAGGTGATGTTGTAAAAGCCGGTGAATCCATCTCCACTGTCGGTAACAGTGGTGGCCAGGACACCCCGGCGCTGTACTTTGCTATTCGTCAGCAGGGCCGCCCGAGCGACCCTGCACAATGGTGTCGCGCCCAAGGATAG
- the hisB gene encoding imidazoleglycerol-phosphate dehydratase HisB yields the protein MAERKASVERDTLETQIKASINLDGTGKARFDIGVPFLEHMLDQIARHGLIDLDIVSKGDLHIDDHHTVEDVGITLGQAFAKAIGDKKGIRRYGHAYVPLDEALSRVVIDFSGRPGLQMHVPYTRATVGGFDVDLFQEFFQGFVNHALVSLHIDNLRGTNTHHQIETVFKAFGRALRMAVELDDRMAGQMPSTKGVL from the coding sequence ATGGCCGAACGTAAGGCGTCCGTCGAGCGCGACACTCTGGAAACCCAGATCAAAGCCTCGATCAACCTGGATGGCACCGGAAAGGCCCGATTTGATATCGGTGTTCCTTTTCTTGAGCACATGCTGGATCAAATCGCCCGTCATGGGCTGATCGACCTGGATATCGTCAGCAAGGGCGACCTGCATATCGACGACCACCACACCGTGGAGGATGTCGGTATCACCCTCGGCCAGGCGTTTGCCAAGGCCATCGGCGACAAAAAAGGCATCCGCCGTTATGGCCACGCCTATGTCCCGCTGGATGAGGCGCTGTCACGCGTGGTCATCGACTTCTCCGGCCGCCCCGGCCTGCAGATGCACGTACCGTACACCCGCGCCACCGTGGGCGGCTTTGACGTGGACCTGTTCCAGGAATTCTTCCAGGGATTCGTCAACCACGCCCTGGTCAGCCTGCACATCGACAACCTGCGTGGCACCAACACCCACCACCAGATCGAAACCGTGTTCAAGGCTTTTGGCCGCGCCCTGCGCATGGCCGTGGAGCTCGATGACCGCATGGCCGGGCAGATGCCTTCGACCAAGGGCGTTCTGTAA
- a CDS encoding Vps62-related protein has product MMESIQYSNLLINFSTEFSPLWSDQGAGSVNPVSFWRPVPSSDFLSGFFPLGDLAVAGYGNVNKHRTVAVVSEAPPSSDGARGANALNPPVEYELVWKDSGSGAHANGSIWRPIPPEGYVALGLVCGIGHDKPSRNAIRCVRADLVIASYISDLIWNDKGSGAHKDFSAWSVEPPGAASGEAYFSAGTFVGVDSYTKPSTHVAAYSLRMQIPLRVSAAPPAPALPGYRQPAPFETAHITHVSMIPWFTIKDPNLLPIEQLRTSPLYRLERTDRYVLVGFGHNKTTLNQTFKWTATRGENGGKSKTLTKTTAVEVGAEWQFNVWASSIKFSAKLSKGMTHTETSSDGWTTSTAFEIAATVPANKAVAVYLIQSDYKLLRQNGTQVATDVSYTDGDSVYWSEYPPTRECEVTCRPLPAE; this is encoded by the coding sequence ATGATGGAATCCATCCAATATTCAAACCTGCTTATCAATTTCTCCACCGAATTCAGCCCGCTCTGGAGCGACCAAGGCGCAGGCAGCGTAAACCCCGTGAGCTTCTGGCGCCCCGTTCCCTCTTCAGATTTCCTGAGCGGCTTCTTTCCCCTGGGGGATTTGGCTGTCGCTGGATACGGCAACGTCAATAAGCATCGAACGGTCGCCGTCGTCAGCGAAGCGCCGCCTTCCAGCGATGGAGCCCGGGGGGCGAATGCCCTGAACCCACCCGTTGAGTACGAATTGGTCTGGAAAGACTCGGGGTCAGGCGCACATGCGAACGGCTCTATCTGGCGCCCTATCCCGCCAGAGGGATATGTCGCCCTGGGCCTGGTCTGCGGCATTGGTCATGACAAGCCCTCGCGCAACGCCATACGCTGCGTCAGGGCCGATTTGGTTATCGCGTCCTACATCAGCGACCTGATCTGGAACGACAAAGGCAGCGGCGCTCACAAAGACTTCAGTGCATGGAGCGTCGAGCCTCCAGGCGCAGCTTCAGGCGAGGCCTACTTCTCGGCAGGTACTTTCGTCGGAGTCGACAGTTACACAAAACCATCAACCCACGTCGCAGCGTATTCGTTGCGGATGCAGATCCCCCTGAGGGTCAGCGCCGCACCACCTGCGCCTGCACTGCCCGGTTACAGGCAGCCTGCCCCCTTCGAAACGGCCCACATCACCCACGTCTCAATGATCCCCTGGTTCACCATAAAGGATCCGAATCTACTGCCCATCGAGCAACTGCGCACATCGCCGCTGTATCGACTGGAAAGAACCGACAGATACGTCTTGGTTGGCTTCGGGCACAACAAAACCACGCTCAATCAGACCTTCAAGTGGACAGCAACCCGCGGCGAGAATGGGGGAAAATCAAAAACCCTCACCAAGACAACGGCCGTTGAAGTCGGCGCGGAGTGGCAGTTCAATGTCTGGGCATCTTCAATCAAGTTCTCAGCCAAACTGAGCAAGGGCATGACTCATACCGAAACGTCTTCCGATGGCTGGACAACCTCGACCGCCTTCGAAATAGCCGCAACGGTTCCCGCCAACAAAGCCGTGGCGGTCTACCTGATACAGAGTGACTACAAACTGCTGCGGCAAAATGGCACTCAAGTGGCGACGGACGTGAGCTATACCGACGGAGACAGCGTCTACTGGAGTGAGTATCCGCCCACTCGAGAGTGTGAAGTGACCTGCCGCCCCCTGCCTGCGGAATAA
- a CDS encoding S41 family peptidase, with translation MLHLSRLTSLALTIALVIGAPLAFADQTAPSATAATTKAPLPLDELRTFAEVMDRIKAAYVEPVDDKTLLENAIKGMLSNLDPHSAYLGPEDFAELQESTSGEFGGLGIEVGAEDGIIKVVSPIDDTPASKAGIQAGDLIVKINGQPTRGQTMTEAVDKMRGKVGQKITLTLVRDGGSPFDVTLTRATIMVKSVKSQLLESGYGYIRITQFQVKTGDEVAKALAKLRKDNGKKLNGIVLDLRNNPGGVLQSAVEVVDHFITKGLIVYTKGRIANSELRFSATGKDLSENVPLAVLINGGSASASEIVAGALQDQKRGVLMGTTSFGKGSVQTVLPLNNERALKITTALYYTPNGRSIQAQGIVPDIEVRRAKITSENDNEYFKEADLQGHLGNGNGGADQPTGSGPKAKPMPQDDDYQLAQALSLLKGLSITRSR, from the coding sequence ATGCTGCATTTGTCCCGCCTCACTTCGCTGGCCCTGACGATCGCCCTGGTGATCGGCGCGCCTTTGGCATTCGCCGACCAGACCGCCCCGTCAGCCACGGCCGCGACCACCAAGGCGCCGCTGCCGCTGGACGAATTGCGCACCTTTGCCGAGGTCATGGACCGGATCAAGGCAGCCTATGTCGAACCGGTGGACGACAAGACCCTGCTGGAAAATGCCATCAAGGGCATGCTCAGCAACCTGGACCCGCACTCTGCCTACCTGGGCCCGGAAGATTTCGCCGAGCTGCAGGAAAGCACCAGCGGCGAATTTGGCGGCCTGGGCATTGAAGTCGGAGCCGAGGACGGCATTATCAAGGTGGTGTCGCCGATCGACGACACCCCGGCGTCCAAGGCCGGCATCCAGGCCGGCGACCTGATCGTCAAGATCAATGGCCAGCCGACCCGCGGCCAGACCATGACCGAAGCCGTCGACAAGATGCGTGGCAAGGTCGGCCAGAAAATCACCCTGACCCTGGTACGCGACGGCGGCAGCCCGTTTGACGTGACCCTGACCCGCGCCACCATCATGGTCAAGAGCGTGAAGAGCCAGTTGCTCGAGTCAGGCTACGGCTACATCCGCATCACCCAGTTTCAGGTCAAGACCGGCGACGAAGTGGCCAAGGCCCTGGCCAAGCTGCGCAAAGACAACGGCAAGAAGCTCAACGGCATCGTCCTGGACCTGCGCAACAACCCCGGCGGCGTCCTGCAATCGGCGGTGGAAGTGGTCGACCATTTCATTACCAAGGGCTTGATCGTCTACACCAAGGGCCGTATCGCCAACTCCGAACTGCGCTTCTCGGCCACCGGCAAGGATCTCAGCGAAAACGTCCCGCTGGCGGTGCTGATCAACGGTGGGAGTGCCTCGGCCTCGGAAATCGTCGCCGGCGCCCTGCAAGACCAGAAACGCGGGGTGTTGATGGGCACCACCAGCTTTGGCAAGGGGTCGGTGCAAACCGTGTTGCCGCTGAATAATGAGCGGGCACTGAAGATCACCACGGCGCTGTACTACACGCCTAACGGTCGTTCGATCCAGGCCCAGGGCATCGTGCCGGATATCGAGGTTCGCCGGGCCAAGATCACCAGCGAGAACGACAACGAGTACTTCAAGGAAGCCGATCTGCAAGGTCACCTGGGCAATGGCAACGGCGGCGCCGATCAGCCAACCGGCAGCGGCCCGAAAGCCAAGCCGATGCCCCAGGACGATGATTACCAGCTAGCCCAGGCCTTGAGCCTGCTCAAGGGCTTGAGCATTACACGCAGCCGTTGA
- a CDS encoding divergent polysaccharide deacetylase family protein, producing MRFALIAAILCSLAGVAQATPADKPHTAYLTLIIDDLGQNLPRDRRVLALPGPVTAAIMPDTPHAAEFAREAHRAGKIVILHMPMDPATGPFAWHPELSVEELGTRLDAAFKAVPYTAGINNHMGSRMTAQPAAMAWLMGELQRRHKFFVDSRTSAQTVAAAEAQKVGLAHVSRDVFLDDERTEAAITTQLQTAIKLAHKQGSAVMIGHPYPQTLAVLERELPKLKAQGIEWIDIKLMISVRSNQAMAGHGKDGKYLPAPR from the coding sequence ATGCGCTTTGCTCTGATCGCCGCAATACTGTGCAGCCTGGCGGGAGTCGCCCAAGCGACTCCCGCCGACAAGCCCCACACAGCCTACCTGACCCTCATCATCGACGACCTTGGGCAAAACCTGCCCCGGGATCGCCGCGTGCTGGCCCTGCCCGGCCCGGTGACCGCAGCGATCATGCCCGATACCCCCCACGCCGCCGAATTCGCCCGCGAAGCCCACCGCGCCGGCAAGATCGTGATCCTGCACATGCCCATGGACCCGGCCACCGGTCCGTTCGCCTGGCACCCCGAACTGTCCGTCGAAGAACTGGGTACGCGCCTGGATGCGGCCTTCAAGGCGGTGCCCTACACCGCAGGCATCAACAACCACATGGGCAGCCGCATGACCGCGCAACCTGCGGCCATGGCCTGGTTGATGGGTGAGCTGCAACGTCGCCACAAGTTCTTCGTCGACAGCCGCACCAGCGCCCAGACCGTGGCCGCCGCCGAGGCACAGAAGGTCGGCCTGGCTCACGTATCGCGGGATGTTTTTCTCGATGACGAGCGCACCGAAGCCGCCATCACCACACAGCTGCAGACGGCTATCAAGCTGGCTCACAAACAGGGCTCGGCCGTGATGATCGGCCACCCTTATCCACAGACCCTGGCGGTATTGGAGCGTGAACTGCCCAAGCTCAAGGCCCAGGGCATCGAGTGGATTGATATCAAGTTGATGATCAGTGTGCGCAGCAACCAAGCGATGGCGGGGCATGGCAAAGACGGCAAGTATCTGCCGGCGCCTAGATAA